From Bacillota bacterium, the proteins below share one genomic window:
- a CDS encoding orotate phosphoribosyltransferase, with protein MLTREEALAMFKEDQALLEGHFRLTSGRHSDRYMQCALVLQHPDHTARLGEELARRFRGQRIDLVIGPAMGGIIVAYEVARALGVRALFTERENGVMSLRRGFTIKPGEKVLVVEDVVTTGGSVQEVIEVVKGQGGEVVGVGVLVDRSNGQVKFGVQQEAVLTLDVVSWPAEECPLCKEGLPVVKPGSRQV; from the coding sequence ATGTTGACACGCGAAGAAGCTTTAGCCATGTTTAAAGAGGACCAGGCCCTGCTGGAGGGGCACTTCCGACTGACTTCGGGGAGACACAGCGACCGGTACATGCAGTGCGCCTTGGTTCTCCAACACCCTGACCATACTGCGCGGCTCGGTGAAGAACTAGCCCGACGTTTCCGCGGTCAGCGGATTGACCTGGTGATCGGACCGGCGATGGGGGGAATTATTGTCGCCTACGAAGTTGCTCGGGCCTTAGGCGTGCGGGCTCTCTTTACCGAGCGGGAAAACGGAGTGATGAGCCTGCGCCGTGGCTTCACCATTAAGCCGGGCGAGAAAGTCCTGGTTGTTGAGGATGTCGTGACCACCGGCGGCTCGGTCCAAGAAGTGATCGAGGTGGTCAAGGGCCAGGGCGGAGAAGTCGTTGGCGTTGGGGTACTGGTTGACCGTAGCAATGGGCAGGTCAAGTTTGGCGTCCAGCAGGAGGCGGTGCTGACCCTGGACGTGGTCTCCTGGCCGGCCGAGGAGTGCCCGCTATGTAAGGAAGGATTGCCCGTGGTCAAGCCGGGTAGCCGGCAGGTCTAA
- a CDS encoding nucleotidyltransferase domain-containing protein codes for MINIDEHIPSLINYCQNNQHIIAMYLYGFYGTKYQTPLSDVDLAVILDLKKDFNLADQLELHAEICEVLREDDVNLTVLNRAPLTMMFKVISTGCLIYERDPQAVNNFHERVFKEYRDFSLDLSRFQREFDVSLREAYLNGQQR; via the coding sequence ATGATCAACATCGATGAGCATATTCCTTCTTTAATTAACTACTGTCAAAATAATCAGCACATCATTGCCATGTACTTATATGGTTTCTACGGCACCAAGTATCAAACCCCGTTAAGCGATGTCGACCTGGCTGTCATTTTAGACCTGAAGAAAGATTTCAACCTGGCCGATCAGTTGGAGTTGCACGCTGAGATCTGCGAGGTGCTGCGCGAAGATGACGTTAACCTGACTGTGCTCAATCGTGCCCCGTTGACCATGATGTTTAAGGTTATTAGCACCGGCTGTCTCATATACGAACGCGATCCCCAGGCCGTAAACAATTTTCATGAGCGGGTGTTTAAAGAGTACAGGGACTTTTCTCTTGATCTAAGCCGGTTTCAACGCGAATTTGACGTTTCACTACGGGAGGCCTATCTCAATGGTCAACAAAGATAA